The following are from one region of the Megachile rotundata isolate GNS110a chromosome 15, iyMegRotu1, whole genome shotgun sequence genome:
- the Sgsh gene encoding N-sulfoglucosamine sulfohydrolase, whose protein sequence is MLLNKLYRFIYLISFTLHHVNANKALPKNAILLLADDGGFEMRSYLNKICQAPNLDNLAKESLLFNNAYTSVSSCSPSRSSLLTGLPSHQNGMYGLHHGIHHFNSFDNVQSLPKILKNHNIRTGIIGKKHVGPSDVYPFDYSQTEENNSILQVGRNITKIKLLVREFLSQNKTQPFFLYVAFHDPHRCGHTHPEYGNFCEKFGNGDVGMGTIPDWNPIYYQWDQVKVPYFVQYTEAAKRDIAAQYTTISRLDQGVGLVLKELEDAGFKDNTLVIYTSDNGIPFPSGRTNLYEPGLAEPMMIRSPIANHRKNSVTYSLTSLLDIVPTLLDWFNIPYTNQSNTSFDANGAHPHLTGKSLLPLLVEEPIENNTAVFASQTHHEITMYYPMRAIRTKRYKLIHNINYKMPFPIDQDFYVSPTFQDLLNRTRQKEPLKWYKTLETYYERPEWELYDLKYDPEERNNIVFKPTAKQTFIDLQERLFNWQKVTNDPWLCAPSGVLENIGTKSSQCMPLENFI, encoded by the exons ctGATGATGGAGGATTTGAAATGCGAtcctatttaaataaaatttgccaAGCACCTAATCTAGATAATTTAGCAAAAGAAAGTTTACTATTTAACAATGCGTATACTTCAGTGAGCAGTTGTTCTCCAAG TCGTTCTTCTTTACTCACTGGGTTACCCAGTCACCAAAATGGAATGTATGGTCTTCATCATGGAATTCATCATTTTAATTCATTCGATAATGTTCAAAGTTTaccaaaaatattgaaaaatcataatataagaacag GTATTATTGGCAAAAAACATGTAGGACCAAGTGATGTATATCCATTTGACTACTCACAGACAGAAGAAAATAATTCTATACTTCAAGTTGGCAGAAATATTACCAAAATTAAGCTCTTAGTAAGAGAATTCCTTTCCCAGAATAAAACCCA ACCATTCTTCTTATATGTTGCATTTCATGATCCTCATCGATGTGGTCATACACAtccagaatatggaaatttttgtgaaaaatttgggaatggagatGTTGGTATGGGCACTATTCCTGACTGGAATCCAATATATTATCAATGGGATCAGGTGAAAGTTCCTTACTTCGTTCAATATACAGAAGCTGCTAAGCGAGATATTGCCGCTCAATATACAACTATTTCTCGTTTGGATCAAG GTGTAGGTTTAGTTTTGAAGGAACTGGAGGATGCTGGTTTTAAAGATAATACTCTAGTAATCTACACATCTGATAATGGTATACCATTTCCAAGTGGTCGAACAAATTTATATGAACCag GACTGGCAGAACCTATGATGATTCGGTCGCCAATTGCTAATCATAGGAAAAATAGTGTAACATACAGCTTAACATCCTTACTAGATATTGTACCAACATTACTGGATTGGTTTAACATACCCTATACGAATCAATCCAATACTTCATTTGATGCAAATGGAGCACATCCTCATTTAACAGGAAAATCACTTCTTCCACTTCTTGTTGAAG AACCCATTGAAAATAATACAGCTGTTTTTGCTAGTCAAACACATCATGAAATTACTATGTATTACCCCATGCGTGCTATTAGAACTAAAAGATACAAACTCATACAtaacataaattacaaaatgccATTTCCTATTGATCAGGATTTCTATGTATCACCAACCTTTCAG gATCTTTTGAATAGAACTAGACAGAAAGAACCACTTAAGTGGTACAAAACACTAGAAACCTATTATGAAAGACCAGAATGGGAATTATATGACTTAAAATATGATCCAGAAGAGAGAAATAATATTGTCTTTAAACCAACTGCAAAG caAACATTTATTGACTTGCAAGAAAGACTATTTAATTGGCAGAAAGTAACCAATGATCCATGGCTCTGTGCACCAAGCGGAGTTCTTGAAAACATTGGAACTAAGAGTTCTCAATGTATGCCACTTGAAAACTTTATTTAA